CACAGGTATTTATGGCTCTGGCGCATCAGCTGAAGAAGCGCTACGCAAAGCCGATATCGACCCTGGAATCCGTGGCGAGAAGCTCGATGTTGCCGATTACGTTCGACTAGCGCAGGTGAGCCATGTCGGATTTTAAGCTCGAATTCGCAGCCCGCGCCTACGGCAAGGTGAACCTTCACTTGGGGGTGGGCGAGGCGCGCGATGACGGTTACCATGAGCTAGCCACAGTCTTTCAGGCAGTCGACCGCCCAGAGACTGTCACCTTGCGCGTGAACGGTGAGACGGACCGAGTGCTGGCGGGATCTGTCGTGGAGTCGATGTCTACTACGTTTCACGTCAATGAACCGGATGAAGACATCGATGGACCGAATAACTTGGCTTGGCGCGCAGTCGATGCTGTCGTCGAGCGGTATCGGGATCGTGCGAAGCGTCACGCGGTCGATCTTCCTCGCGTGCGACTCTTCGTCGATAAAACGATTTTCGTAGCAGGAGGTATGGCTGGCGGGTCGGCGGATGCTGCGGCAGCGTTGATTGCAGCGAACGAATACTTGGAATACTGGACAAGTACGTCGCTTACCGACGACGACAATGCCGAGATTGCTTCTTCACTCGGGGCGGATGTTCCGTTTTGTTTGATGGGTGGTACGGCACTCGGTCGGGGAAGGGGCGACAAGCTCGCTCCCATGATGGCGCGAGGAACATACTGGTGGGCGTTTGTCTCGCAGAAAGAAGGCCTGTCCACAGGCAGAGTCTTTGAATATCTGGACGAATTGCGCCACAACGACCCGGCACTGGTTCCGCGCCTAGATACGACGGCGATTGCACGAGCGTTGGTAAGCGGCGAGCCGGCGACTGTTGCCGGGGTACTTCATAATGATTTGCAACCAGCTGCGGTGAAGCTCCACCCGAATTTGCGCAATACCTTGCACGAGGCACGACTTCAAGGCGTATTGCGCGCAATTGTGTCCGGCTCTGGGCCGACAGTAGCCATCTTGTGCGAAAATGAAGAGCACGCACGCAAGACCGTCGATGCTTTGACATCGACGGTGGCGTACGAGGGGTTTGCAGCAAGGGGTCCTGCGCCTGCGGCACACAGTCTCACTGCTGCAACATAGGCGCTAGGCCGCGAAGTTATCCAGTAGCTACTGCCATCTCAACCGGGGCGAAGTCTAGCTCGTGGCGCTGGACTATTTCGTTGTCGAAGAGATCGATAACGATGAGCTCGCGGTTTTCAGCATCGGTGATGTAGGCGTATTCACCGGCTACCTGGAGGATCGGGCCGGGCTTTTGCCACTTTTCTTTCTCTTCCCACGGCTCGATGGCTGCGATGCGTTGGGTGATGTCGCCGGTCTCCTCATCGATCACCGTGAGGTTGCCGTCGTTAGTCAGTACAAGGCCCTCCCCACCGGGGCCACGGCCCAGGGAGCGGAACCAGTAAGTGGAACCCAGTTCGACTTCTTTGACCTCAAGCTTTTCGGTATCGATGAGGGCGATTGAGGTAGGGTGCTCTTGCTCGGCGTCCTCGTCAAGCTTGTTGTCTCCCAACACAATCGGAGAGTTTTCAGCGCCCGCTAGGTTGCCGTTGCGCTGGTATCCATCGGACTTAATCTTGTGAAACTCGCCGTCACGGAAGACAACGGGACCGTCGGTGCAGCCGAAGGCAAACCCTTCGCTGGACGCAGCCTCGCCGTGGATATTAGGGCACTCGGTGGTTTCTGTCAGAGTTTCACCTCGCGCATCAACCTGCCGGATGGTGAATCGCTCATCTTCGTTACCCACGGTGTGGATGAGGGAGTCGTCGGCAAGCGGAATGGCCACGCCGTGGTGTGCCTCGCCTGTGGAGATAGTTCGTGAGGAAGCCTTCGCGTCCGCGATTGCATCTGTCGGGACAACCGTAACTTCGCCGGTCCCGTCGGAGAATAGGGCAGTCGAGCCGTCGTGTGGTACGACGTGTCCAGCCTTTTCGATGTCGTAGGAAACATCGGTGAGGCGTGGCGTTTCTTCGTAGTAGTGGGAGTGTTCGCCGTGTGGCTGGTCGATCAGGCCTGAGTCAAACACGAGGAGCTTGTCGCCCTCTGTAACCATGACGTGGCGACCGTCACCGGCACCGCTGAGTCGGAGGAAGCCGGGGCGATCAACTTCGTTGATGATGTCGCCGGTTTCGGGGTCGATGGTGGTTAGACCGTTGTCATGGGAGAACACGACGCGTGGTTTGAGCTCGGACACTTCGCGGTGCTCGCCCTTGTTGTGTTCATTGTGGCCGGTGTGCTGGTCTGCGGATTCAGGTGCTGCCTCGGTGGGTGCCTTGCCGTTCGTGCACGAGGTGAGAGCTAGGGAGGCCGCAATCAGTGGGACGACGATGAGTCGCTGAGAGTATTTGAACATGCCAGAAAGACTAAACGATAATGAAAACGATTATCAAAAAGTGTGGGTTATTTCCACCCCTCCGAATTCGCCTAAGATAAACAACCATCATGGCAAATCTCATCAGCATGGAAAATGTGTCCAAGACTTGGGGACTCAAGACGCTTCTCGACGAAGTCTCGCTCGGTGTCCAAACCGGCGACAGAATTGGCGTCGTAGGCTTAAACGGTGGCGGAAAAACCACACTTCTCGAGGTTCTCACCGGCATCGAAGAGCCTGACTCAGGGCGCGTTTCACACAACTCGCAGCTGCGCATGGCGGTGGTCACACAGCGCTTCGATCTTGACGACGATCTGACGATCGGGGAAATCGTCGTAGAGCCACTGGGTTTGCAGACATTTGAGTGGGCCTCTAATGCGAAAGTGCGCGAGGTGCTTTCGGGCACCGGGGTTGCCGATCTTGGCCTTGATTCCACTGTGGGCAACCTTTCTGGCGGTGAGCGCCGCCGAGTGAATCTTGCCGCAGCTCTAGTCCAAGACCTTGACCTGATCGTGCTTGATGAGCCTACGAACCACCTCGATGTGGAAGGTGTGCAGTGGCTCGCTGAGCACCTGCTCAACCGTAAGATTGCCATTGTCGTTGTCACGCACGATCGTTGGTTCCTAGACACCGTGGCGAATCTCACCTGGGAAGTCCACGATGGCACCGTCGATGTATATGAAGGCGGCTACAACGACTGGACTTTTGCGCGAGCGGAGCGCGCTCGGCAGGCGGATGCCATCGAGCAGCGCCGCCAGAATCTTGCCCGGAAAGAACTGGCTTGGCTGCGTCGAGGTGCGCCAGCTCGGACCTCGAAGCCGCGCTACCGGATTGAAGCGGCGGAGGTGCTGATCGCGGACGTGCCCGCGCCGCGCGACAAAGTGGAGCTGACCAGCTTTTCTAAGCAGCGTCAAGGCAAGGTTGTGGTTGAGCTTGAAGATGCGCGTATCGATGCTCTAGACGGTCGCACCTTGGTGGATCGCCTGACATGGCGACTCGCACCGGGGGAGCGAATAGGCCTGGTCGGTGTAAATGGTTCGGGTAAGACGACCCTGCTGAAAACACTGGCGGGCGCGCACCCCCTGGCTGCGGGCAAACGTGTCGAGGGCCAAACGGTGCGCATTGGTTGGCTCAAGCAGGAACTTGACGATCTTGATCCAGCCCGCCGGGTTATCGAAGCTGTCGAAGACGTAGCCAACTACGTCACCTTGGGCAAAAAGGAAGTGTCGGCCTCCCAGCTTGCGGAGCGCCTTGGCTTTAGTCCGAAGCGACAGCGGACACCGGTAGGCGATCTTTCGGGTGGCGAGCGCCGCCGTCTGCAGCTCACTCGTGTGCTGATGAGCGAGCCGAACCTCTTGCTTCTCGACGAACCAACCAACGACTTGGATATCGATACCCTCCAGGAGCTCGAAGACCTCCTGGACAATTGGGCGGGCACCCTTGTCGTCATTTCGCACGATCGCTACCTGATCGAGCGCATCGCAGATTCCACGTGGGCACTGTTTGGGGATGGGAAACTGACCAACCTCGTCGGGGGAATCGAAGAGTACCTGCGTCGTCGTGAAGCAATGGGCGGCGCTACCGGTGAACTGGATCTGGGGGAGCGTGACATTGAGCCGCAGGCGCAGAAAATTGGGTTGAGTTCGCAAGAAGAGCGCGAGATCAAGAAGCTGATGAATTCACTTGAGCGGAAAATGGCTAAACTCTCCGATAAAGTCTCTACATTTGAGGAAGAGCTTGCCGAAATTTCAGGTAGCGATGACCCGGACCTGCCTAAACTAACCCAATTGAGCGAAATTCTTGCAGAGGTGCGCGCTGAGCATGAAGTGCTAGAGATGGAATGGCTTGAGCTAGGCGAGAAGCTGGAAGGCTAATCGTTATCGGGATGTGACCAAAATTGCTGTCATACAGGTAAAATACGTGGCACTGTAGACCCATGAAGAAGTTCAGCCGTGCACTTGTTTCTTTAGCCCTTGTGGGATCCGTTATTTTGTCGTCCCTTCCGTTCGCTCAGGCTCAGTCACCAGCGAAGTCTGAGATTCCTAAGGAAGTCATAACCCTTGCGGCGTCATGGGGATTAACGGTTCCTGAGGCTGCCCCAGTCGTAGAAGAAACTCACTATGGGCTTCCTGAGGTCACCGATCCCACTACCGAAGCCGATGCACAGCTGGTCGCGGTAACAGAAGAGCAGCTCACCCGTGAAGGCCACGTTGCCAACGCGGAGGCCAAGGCGATAGCCAACGAGTGGGCCACCCAGGCGGCCCGAGGGGAAGCAACCTTCTACGGTGATGTGGGCAAGGGCACCACACATAATGAAGACGGCACCGGCAACATTTACCGTCTGACTGAGCAGCAAGCGCAGGAGCGCATCGCATGGCTGAGCGGTGGCGTAGTGACCGCCCCAATGGACGGGTACGGCTTCGGCGTAGCGCTCTCTCGCATGGATGGAACCATCTACTTGGTTGAATACTTCCTCTTCTAGGCTCCAAATTTCAGATAGCATCGTTGGCATGATTCTGATTAACGTCCGATTCCTGCCCCTGCCCGAATACGTCGAAAACTTCCGCGAGAAGGTCGCTGAATTTACAGAAGCTTCCCGCGCAGAGGACGGCTGCCTCTTCTTCGACTGGTTCCGCAGCACCGATCGCCCAGACGAGTACATCCTCGTTGAAAGTTTCAAAGACGATGCAGCAGAAGCACATGTAGAGTCTGATCACTTCCGCGCCGCCCAAGAGCTCTTCCCAACGCTGTTGCGTGAAACCCCGACGATCATTAACACGTTGATCCCAGGCAAAACCGAATGGGACGAGATGGCTGAATTTCAGGTGGAAAAGTAGACACTTGAGCCAGCAGAGGGATTACTCCACGGAATAGTGGGGTGATCCCCATTTCTTTTCTGTGAAGCACGCCGGTAACGTAACAACCATGGGACAAAAGAAAACCGCTAAAAAGTCCAGCACAAAGCCACCCAAGCTCTCAAAAGTTGCTTACGAAGCTGAGCTCAAGAGGCTCCAGGCTGAACTCGTCGCAATGCAGCAATGGGTCGTCGAAACTGGTGCTCGCGTTGTCATCGTGATGGAAGGACGCGACGCTGCAGGCAAGGGTTCCGCGATCAAGCGCATCACGCAGTACCTGAATCCGCGAACCTGTCGCGTGGAGGCGCTGCCAAAACCTAATGACCGTGAAAGCGGCCAGTGGTACTTCCAGCGCTATGTTGAAAAGCTGCCAACCGCGGGCGAGATCGTGATCTTCGACCGCTCTTGGTACAACCGTGCCGGTGTCGAGCGAGTCATGGGCTTTTGCACGTCGCAGGAGTACCGTCGCTTCCTTCACCAGGCTCCAATCTTTGAGCGTTTGCTCGTCGAAGACGGCATCATGCTGCGCAAGTACTGGTTCTCTGTGTCGGACGAAGAGCAGTACAAGCGATTCCAGTCGCGTTTGGAAGATCCGCTACGACGCTGGAAGCTCTCGCCGATGGATTTGCAATCGATCACGCGATGGGAGGACTACTCCCGCGCGAAGGACGAAATGTTCGTGCACACCGATATTCCTTCAGCGCCGTGGTACACCGTGGAGTCTGAGGACAAAAAGCGCTCTCGCATCAACGTGATTGCACACCTGCTTTCGACAATCCCATACGAGAAGATCGATCGCCCACTGCCGGAAATCCCGCAGCGGCCAGATTCCGGCGACTACGTGCGCCCTCCACGTGGCGAGTTCCGCTATGTACCGGACTACGCTGCGCGCCTTGAGCAATCCGACGAGGAGAAGGCAGCCAAGAAGGCCGAAAAGACAAAAAAGAACAAGAAGAAGAAAAACTAGTTCTTCGGCCGGCCTCGAAAACGTGAGACTGAAGCGTCGTTGGGAATCCAAAACCTCAACGGCGCTTCTGCGTTTTTCGAGATACCAATTCGAGGACCACGCACCCAGTCGGGTTCCTCGCCTCGTGCATGCAGGTCGATCGCACTGCCATTGTCATCCAAACTCAGCCCCAGTGCCTTGCCCAAATTGCCGGGGCCCTGCGCGAGTTTGGAAGTAGGAATATCGCCGCGACGCTGCTTTGCGACGACCTCACCGGCCACCACCTCGCCAGCGCGCAAGAGACAGCCATGTCCGGTGCCCGGTGGCGCGCACACTATGTTTCCCGCGAGGTGAATCCCATAGGACAGGTATACGTAGAGCCGTCCAGGTGGACCGAACATCGCCGCGTTCCGAGGTGTTGGTCCGCGATAGGTGTGCGCGGCCGGGTCGTCTGTACCGAGGTAGGCTTCGACTTCGGTCAAACGCACCGTCACGCCACCGTGAGTGAGGAAGCACCCCAGCAATTGCGGGGCAACGATATCGGCGGAGGCGGAGAAGTCGATCCCAGCTAGGACCACAATCAGGCCCCGCCACCACCCCCGGTGAGCGGGGTTTTCGCATGTCAAAGCCCAGATTGCCTAATCTTGCAGTTGGACACAAAAGGACAGAAAACCCCGGTTCGTGCCAGACATCTGGCACAGGATCTGGCACGAAAGGCACGGCACGACATGGCGAAGTCAACGTTCGGCAACGTTCGACAACTAAAGTCAGGGAAGTTTCAGGCCCGTTACACCGGCCCGGACGGTCTCACTCACAAAGCCCCGGCAACTTTCCACCTCAAGGGAGACGCTTACTCATGGTTGGAGGCCGAACAGAAAGCTCTCTATCTCGGAGTCTGGAAGCCCCCGGCCCAACGAGAAGCGGAAGCCCGCGCGGAAGCGGAGTCGAACGCTCTGACCGTCCGGGTGTGGCTCGAAGAGTGGCTTAGGCACAAAGAGCGCGAAGGCCTGAAGATTTCGACGCTCACGAAGTACCGGGAACGGGTAGAACGACGGATTACAGGCGATAACGTCCCCAAAGCGGTACGGGAGTTCGCTAGCACGCCGGTAAGCGCTGTAACGGCAGCACAGGCCCGAAAATGGTGGTCTGCCGTGGAAGAGCGCTGGCCTGAGTCCGGGGAGATGAACTCGAAGGCGTATCAGCACCTCCGTAGCGCGTTCGCTCACCTTGTGGAAGACGAAGTGATCCCCGCTAACCCGATTACCGTCAAGGCGGCGAGGAGGAAGCCTAAGCCGAAACTTGAGCGCCCCCTGTTCGACGTTGCCGAACTGACCGCGCTGTACCGGGAATGCCCGGCGCGCTACAAGGTGGTGACCGCGTTGACCTTGTTCCACGGCTTGCGGGTGGGAGAAGCGCTAGGTCTGGAGAGGCGGCACGTCATCGTTGAGCGCGTGCCCCTTTCAGCTGGCGAGTACGGCCCGGAAGAACTTAAGATCTCTGTCCGGGTAGAAGACAACGTTCAGCGCATTAATGGTGAAATGGTCTCTATGGGTTCCCCGAAGACCGGTGCTGGTGTGCGGACGGTTCCGTTGTTTCGAGTGTTCTACCCGGACGTTCTGGAGCACCTGGAGACCTTCACCGGCCCTAAGGCCGAAGACCTGTTGACCACCACCCGGACGGGTAAGCACGTCTTGGACACGTCCTATCGAACGGTGCTGTCAGGCATGAGGGAACGCGCCGGGATCGTGAAGCGGGTTCACGCTCACGCGGGGCGGCGCTTTGTGACAACCGCGCTGTTGGAGCAGGGCGTTGAGCCGCACGTGGTCGGGGAGATCATCGGGGATAAAGACCTGACTACGATCCTCCAGATCTATGCTCAGGTGCGAGAAGGTAGGACCGAACAGGTGATGAAGGAACTTGGAAGGGGTATCCGGCTGTGACCGACGACTCAATAGATTTCGAACTTATCCAGTCCACGGCCTTTACTACGTACCGGTGCTGGCGCGGGTGCCTGTTGGGGCACGTGTCGAACGTGCCCGGTTACGGGGTGGTGTTCTCCAGTCGGCACAAGGGCACCTGGAGCGCTACTCAGATCCCGGACGAAGAACCGTTGTATGCGGCTTGTAAGCACCTCAAGGGTGTGTTACCGGTCAATGATCGGCCTCAAGGTCGGGTGAGCCTCACGCAAGACGATGTGAGGACAATAGCGCCCACGGATTGACAACTCTGTACCGCTTTGTTTACTGTCTAGGGCAACTAAACCGCTCTGGTCGCATTGTTATGCCGAACTAAGCCACGTCAGACACGGCTATCTCAAGGAGATAACTGTGTCCAACGTGGCTTTTTCTGATTCCGTGCCCG
The Corynebacterium breve genome window above contains:
- a CDS encoding ABC-F family ATP-binding cassette domain-containing protein, with protein sequence MANLISMENVSKTWGLKTLLDEVSLGVQTGDRIGVVGLNGGGKTTLLEVLTGIEEPDSGRVSHNSQLRMAVVTQRFDLDDDLTIGEIVVEPLGLQTFEWASNAKVREVLSGTGVADLGLDSTVGNLSGGERRRVNLAAALVQDLDLIVLDEPTNHLDVEGVQWLAEHLLNRKIAIVVVTHDRWFLDTVANLTWEVHDGTVDVYEGGYNDWTFARAERARQADAIEQRRQNLARKELAWLRRGAPARTSKPRYRIEAAEVLIADVPAPRDKVELTSFSKQRQGKVVVELEDARIDALDGRTLVDRLTWRLAPGERIGLVGVNGSGKTTLLKTLAGAHPLAAGKRVEGQTVRIGWLKQELDDLDPARRVIEAVEDVANYVTLGKKEVSASQLAERLGFSPKRQRTPVGDLSGGERRRLQLTRVLMSEPNLLLLDEPTNDLDIDTLQELEDLLDNWAGTLVVISHDRYLIERIADSTWALFGDGKLTNLVGGIEEYLRRREAMGGATGELDLGERDIEPQAQKIGLSSQEEREIKKLMNSLERKMAKLSDKVSTFEEELAEISGSDDPDLPKLTQLSEILAEVRAEHEVLEMEWLELGEKLEG
- a CDS encoding putative quinol monooxygenase, producing MILINVRFLPLPEYVENFREKVAEFTEASRAEDGCLFFDWFRSTDRPDEYILVESFKDDAAEAHVESDHFRAAQELFPTLLRETPTIINTLIPGKTEWDEMAEFQVEK
- a CDS encoding tyrosine-type recombinase/integrase — encoded protein: MAKSTFGNVRQLKSGKFQARYTGPDGLTHKAPATFHLKGDAYSWLEAEQKALYLGVWKPPAQREAEARAEAESNALTVRVWLEEWLRHKEREGLKISTLTKYRERVERRITGDNVPKAVREFASTPVSAVTAAQARKWWSAVEERWPESGEMNSKAYQHLRSAFAHLVEDEVIPANPITVKAARRKPKPKLERPLFDVAELTALYRECPARYKVVTALTLFHGLRVGEALGLERRHVIVERVPLSAGEYGPEELKISVRVEDNVQRINGEMVSMGSPKTGAGVRTVPLFRVFYPDVLEHLETFTGPKAEDLLTTTRTGKHVLDTSYRTVLSGMRERAGIVKRVHAHAGRRFVTTALLEQGVEPHVVGEIIGDKDLTTILQIYAQVREGRTEQVMKELGRGIRL
- a CDS encoding 4-(cytidine 5'-diphospho)-2-C-methyl-D-erythritol kinase; the encoded protein is MSDFKLEFAARAYGKVNLHLGVGEARDDGYHELATVFQAVDRPETVTLRVNGETDRVLAGSVVESMSTTFHVNEPDEDIDGPNNLAWRAVDAVVERYRDRAKRHAVDLPRVRLFVDKTIFVAGGMAGGSADAAAALIAANEYLEYWTSTSLTDDDNAEIASSLGADVPFCLMGGTALGRGRGDKLAPMMARGTYWWAFVSQKEGLSTGRVFEYLDELRHNDPALVPRLDTTAIARALVSGEPATVAGVLHNDLQPAAVKLHPNLRNTLHEARLQGVLRAIVSGSGPTVAILCENEEHARKTVDALTSTVAYEGFAARGPAPAAHSLTAAT
- the ppk2 gene encoding polyphosphate kinase 2 is translated as MGQKKTAKKSSTKPPKLSKVAYEAELKRLQAELVAMQQWVVETGARVVIVMEGRDAAGKGSAIKRITQYLNPRTCRVEALPKPNDRESGQWYFQRYVEKLPTAGEIVIFDRSWYNRAGVERVMGFCTSQEYRRFLHQAPIFERLLVEDGIMLRKYWFSVSDEEQYKRFQSRLEDPLRRWKLSPMDLQSITRWEDYSRAKDEMFVHTDIPSAPWYTVESEDKKRSRINVIAHLLSTIPYEKIDRPLPEIPQRPDSGDYVRPPRGEFRYVPDYAARLEQSDEEKAAKKAEKTKKNKKKKN
- a CDS encoding DNA-3-methyladenine glycosylase; its protein translation is MVLAGIDFSASADIVAPQLLGCFLTHGGVTVRLTEVEAYLGTDDPAAHTYRGPTPRNAAMFGPPGRLYVYLSYGIHLAGNIVCAPPGTGHGCLLRAGEVVAGEVVAKQRRGDIPTSKLAQGPGNLGKALGLSLDDNGSAIDLHARGEEPDWVRGPRIGISKNAEAPLRFWIPNDASVSRFRGRPKN